The DNA segment TGCGCGTCTGCGGACTCATAGGAATCGTTTGATGGCGGAAAAAGCTCGAGTGTAGATCCCAGCCTGCTCACCCACATGCCGCCATCTTAACTCTCCGGCCAGCTTCTTCTCTGTGTTGATCGGCGCACATGGAACCGGGCCGCTGGTTGGACCCGGAGCGCAAACAGGAAGCGTGTAAAGTGGGACACGATTGGCCCGGAGAAGAAAGGCAGGAAGGCAGCGATCGGAGAATTACTCCACTTTCACGCACCCGAGTCTTTGTTCTCGCCCCGTCCAGGCTGGTGGGGCTCCAGAACCGCCGAACCCGGCTGACACCAGCGCAGGAGGGGGGCGGAATATCAGCGATCCTGCAGCGTGTTCCAGCAAAGTGCACGATTACAGCAGCCAAGGGTGTCGttcttgtttaaaaaaaggaggcCACGTCTCACCAATATTGTACAAGTTATTGTGCAACACGGCATCATTGAATTGTTTGACTCCCTTTTGTGTGGCGGGGTATTTTGGGGGAGTTTAAGGGCACCTgggcttttttttgtcatttattagGTAAATATGCACGGAGAAATGGCCCTTTGCTGATGCCTCACCATAAATCATCAGCGTTTGAACAAAAAAGCAATATTTCAAATGGCAATTTATTCGTTTTATACCAAGAAACGGTAAATACAGCCAAAGTTTGGTGATGAAATAGTgataaaatagaaaaaggcaTCAATCTGTAAAGCTACAAGTTTAtcgccagcaggtggcagcgtTTGACACATTTTCCACCGCCTTTCTGGTCTAATTGGCATTGAAAGTTGGAAGAGAACCAGCTCGATGATGTGCAAATATGTAATCTAGAGCCGAATAATGAATGTCGTCGATAGCTGATAGCAGCCGAAATGCCTCAACTGGCATGATAGCATTGGCAAAGTCCCACACTTGGCCTTTTCTTCTACGCCCCGAGTGCAGGACAGAGTTCAACGGCCTGCAAACACCAGCGTTTTTCAAGGAAACCCTTGAAACCTGCTCAGCTATTTTTAGACAGCGAGCACTCGTTATCATGTGGCCTCTGGTGTTAAACGTGGGTTCAAAGTAGCAAACGGCACCGTCATCAGAGCGAGGTTATTCAGGCTGCGGCGTGCACTCGATGCAAATGTACCTTAAATAAATCAGCGTTAATAGATTAGACTCATCGGCACCGTTGAATGGCTTTAAAAGACGGAGCCAAAAACAGAAACATCACCACGGTTTAAAGGAAACTTCTCTCTTCAGACTGACAAAAGGAGACTTAATAGTTCTTGTCAGGCTGCTCTGAACAATTTCTCTTTTAAGGCCTTGAAGTCCCATCGGAGCTTCTGCATGTGCGGTCCGAATTGTATGTACATAGAGCCCAAAGCCAGAGCAGCGCTGATGCTGAAAAAGCATTTTCCATTGCATAATTCAAGGATCATGGAGGGAAACTGGGTGAGAAACTGGGTTTCCATTGCATCATCCTGGTTAAACTGGGGCAACCTCATTGGCCCAAAGATCATAAAGTTGAAACCGGATCTATGTGAATGTGCGCCCCAATACTCTGCCGTTGCCCTCGGTGGCGTTGAAATGAGAAACGTGATACTTTCTTCACAAGAGGAACTGTGCTGCTTCCTCTCGCTCATTCCTGGATGCTTTTGAGGAACATCCCAGCGTAATGCATGTGTACTCCTCCATtgtgttcccacagtcagcctTTTGTTCTGCTTCTCTGGGCCGTGCTGGAAGGTCTAGACGGATGACACTCACCTCGTGCACACGGCTGTCTGACGCCAGCTCCTGTGGGATGACCTCTCCCCCACAAGATGGCGAGTATCTGGAACGCCATCGGTTTGGGAACAATCCCGCTCAGCTCATTCAATCAGATTTCTGGGTGCATTTTAGCCGCTTTTACGACGGGCAAATTGAGACGAGCGTTCATGAATACAAATCTTTTACAGTCCTAAGTAGATGGAGACACATTGCTGCTCATGTACAAAtaaagtttgggttttttttgttgttgttttgtttgtttctgattgtttgtttCAAACAGTGCCTTTGCAACCAACAACACCTGAAAATGTTGTAACGTTTCGTGTTtagaaggcaaaaaaaacatcCTAAAATAGGCAGAAAGTCTGTCAGAGGTCAGCTCGACTGCGCCGGAGGGAACGTCGCTGTGtaccacgccgcctccacgcgcCCCGCAGCCCCCGATCACGCGCCGCTTCCCCCGCCATTGGCGCGCGCCGAACACACCTTTGCTCACAATTGGTGCCGcctttggccccgccccccgcaACCCCCCCACCGCATTTGAAACCTTAACGTGAGGGACGCGGGGAAGAAACCCGGGTTTAGTTTCGAGTTTCACTTTAAGTCTCTAAGACGAGACGTTAGCGGGCTTCTAAATCTCTTCATCGGGGATTCCAGACTCGCCTTGGACGTAAGTCGGTCTTTTCTTTTCCGTAACAACACTTCACAACAGCTTTTCCACCTTCCAACTTGTTGATAGCTGCTAAGATAAGTGAAGGAAATGGTGGTTTTTTGTACATATTCAAGCGTGATGTGATGCCACATGTGCCTTTAGATGTGCTTGTGTAGCGGAGCCGACGGTCATGGGTAtataggtcagaggtcatgcaTTCAGCCGGCTTCACCTGGGATGTGAGGGGGAAGGCTAGTGCGTGCTCGCGCGCGTGCGCTCTAGCAGGTCACGGAGCTGTGTTTGTGTAAGCAGAACAGTTTGTGAGATTGTCCTCAGAGAATTGGGTGAAAGGGCAGCCCGGAAGAGCCGCCAGTCGCCAGGCTGTCTTCACATGCAGCCTGACACGTTCTGCAGATGTTCCCTTCAGATCAACTGTCCGTGCACGgcgagcagcccccccccccccctttaaccCAGCTCTCTCCTCTTATCAGACTGGAAGGATGGAAGTCGAGGCACGGGCTTCGGGCAATTTGGGTGCACCCCCGTCTGTGGGCTTGGGCGTTGGAGACATGGAGGCTGTGGAAGCGCTGATGTCCATGATGACGCACAGTAGCACCCTGAGTTTCAGGGCCAGGCACCCCAGACCCTTGACTCCATCCTCGGACTGCTCAGAGGACGACTCTGCCACCATTGGTGCTGTTGCCATGCAAGAATCTCTGTTGGTAAGGGCTCCCTTGTGAGGACTAAGAGCACTAAAATGTGCATTATGTTTGCACGCTATCTCCAACATCTCCTTTTATTTCAGTGTCTGACACCCCCGTACAGTCCACACCACACTGACGTCACCCAGGAACCCTCAGCAGCGTCCTTGCACAGACCTGGAGCAGCTCGTGGTCCAACCAGGGGGGCATCAGAGGAGACCTCAGGACCTCAGCAGCAGTTCCAGTGTATCAGTGTCATCCGTCACACGTCAGAGTGCCAGAGCCACTCCTGCTGCTCCAATCCAAGGAGCCTGGATTCACACCTGAGCTGTGGTACTGCGCCAGAACGGCGCTTGGCGGCACAGTCGGGCTCAGGGCTTACGTCACCTCACACGCCTCTGACTGACACCCTGACACATATGCTTGGAGCCACTTGGACTCTGGATTCTGAATCACTCGAGTCGCCTCCTTCACGCGTGGGCGACAAATCACGGCCTGTTTTAACCCTACCTCCAGCGGTCCCTGGTGGTCCTCCTGAGTCCGTCTACTGTCAAAAggttcctctgtctctgtccttcACCAACATTGCACAGAACCCCCTCACAGATCTGGGGAGGCAACACCTTTTACCCGTCACGTCCCCGCCGGCTGCAGTGCGTGCGCCGCTACAGTCCCCACAAAGCCAAGCAGCCCCCCCTGCACAGATTCTCCTGTTAGAGGGCCAGGTGACCACAGCCCCCATGATGCTGCTCCTCCAAAAGCCAGTTGTACCCACACTGTATGTCCAGCCCACACTCGTCACACCGGGCGGCACCAAGCTGCCGGCCATCGCCCCGGCGCCGTGTAGCGCCGCGCCGGTGGAGCAAAGACTTAGCCCACCGTACCCAGGTGCATCTCGTGTACGCAGTCACATTTGTCCCCAGGAGGACTGCAAAAAGACCTACTTCAAGAGTTCCCACCTCAAGGCCCAcatgaggacacacacaggtgagaccTTGCAGTGTGACAAAGAGACAACACAGAACGCTAACAGAACTTGTTTCGGAACAGGTGAGAAGCCCTTCAGATGCAAGTGGGAAGACTGCGAGCGGCAGTTCGCGCGCTCCGACGAGCTGTCTCGCCACCACCGCACCCACACCGGGGAGAAGAGGTTCGCCTGTCCCATGTGCCACAGCCGTTTCATGCGCAGCGACCACCTGGCCAAGCACGCGCGGCGGCACCTCGCCATGAGGAAGGGCGCCCTGCTGGACACGAGGAGCCACCCGCTGTGCTGACGTTGCACTTTAGGAAACACTGGGAGGCCCATCAACAAGGCCGAAAACTGAGACTGACATTTTCTGGCGTTTGCTTTTCTAAAAAATGGAAGGAAGACTCACGGTGCTAATACTGTCCACCGCTTGTGATCGCAGTGTCGAGGTCACGACTGTTTACAAATGAGCACAAACTGATGTCTTAGCTTGTGGCTACACTGAAAGTCCTTAATCAAAGCTTCATTTCACACCAAAGAATGTTTGACCAAAGAATGTTGATACGTTTGCACAGGACCGTCCGCAGTGAAAATTCTCTATTAAAGACACTGTTAGAATCAGGTCCTTTTGTTTGTCTCCGGCTGCAAACAGGCCTCAACGATGGAAACAGTTATTCACGGTTCTGTCAAGGATGTTTATTAGTGTTCTGAGAAACCTCAGGTACATTTTCCTGCCTTACACGCGAGGCAAGGACGGTTCTGTAGCTTGAGGGATGCAGTTGCTGAAACAATTACTTTCCTCATAAGCAGAAATAAGAGGAACAGCAGAGCAGTGGGGGAGGGGTCAAGCTTTACGTTTAAATTAATGCTTCCATGTCCGCCGATTCACCAaccaacacttcctgtttcaactGTAGCACCTGCTGAATAACAGTCCTGCTTCTCCCGCCTAAACGCCGTCACTCCCAAACGTGCCGAGAGCCTTTCTCTACTTTTATTTTGGCTATTTTGGAAACCCTGGACAGTTGGACTTTACTGCATCAGACTGGAGTGAACACGCCTCCCGgagcaaaacacaacaattaCACAATGAATgtcaatatttaaaaagaaaaatctcccAAAACTATACAGAGAAATCCAACCATAAATACACATTTGATAGCAAAGAAGCTTCATCTTAGTATAATGtagaaacaacaaaacaaagccTTTGtttcacacacaaacgcatCTTACTTCACAAAACAGGCAACAACTAGAGATAAAACATCTGTCAAATATGAATATGCATGAAAACATTTCACATTAAGAGTAAAGAGATAAACCGGGTCTGTTCCTGGCGACTTCAAGCTGGGTTGAGAACGGCCTGGCGGAATGCGGCCCAGAGGAAGCTAGAAAGCAGGAAGCAGTACAGAAGAGAGGGACTGCTAAGCTGGGACAGACAGCGCAGCCTCGGTTTGACAGGAATCCAGGAAATATGGAACCAGTGCCATGTTTTTTAGTGTCCCCTCGTAGGTGATGCCGATGTCCTGCATCTCAAACCTGGGAGAAGACCAAAGTATTAACAGCTGGCCAACGAACTGGTGCAACAAATACAAGACTGCTGGCCTCCTCACCAATCTGCTGAGGACATGACGTAGCAAACATGCGGTGGTGGGGAGTCGTCGGTGCTGCAGAGGGGCTGACCCAGGCTGTAGGCCCCCGCCTGGCTGAATATGAGCCAGTCCCCAATGTTGAGCTCAGGCAGCAGACAGTGCTCCACCACCTGGTCCATGTCATCCCCGGAGGGACcccacaggctgctgctgaacagTGCAGCATCCAGGCACGTGCTCTGCAAACAGAGGAGACGTCTTCAAGAGGAGACACAACCTGAACTAGTGCATGTGGGCGCACTGAAGCTACACAAGACATGAGGGAAATCTGTGCATTTCAAGGATCTAGTTGACTCACCTTGTGAACAGACGGGGCAACGATCTGGGTTTCGCACAGCTTGCTGGCAAAAGAGCCATAAACACCTTCTTTCATGAAGTACTGAAACGCCGGCTCGTCATTGGGCGATGGTTCATCTGGTGGCGGAcccaaaacatcaaaataagtCGGATTCACACACGAGCCGGAGTTCGGTGCAGTTGCGGGTGGTTTACCATGAGCCTGGTCGTGGGAATCACGGGCCACCACCTCTTTGGAGATGACGTTCACAGCAAGAGTGAACGCAGAGGACACGAAGAAGCTGCCAGGCTCGGCAATGATGCAAACCCCGCTGGAAGGAGGGAAGTAAAGGTCCACCATGGACATGACTGTGTTATTGACCTGCAGAAGACATTAAACATAACCGGTCCTGTCCAAATCCCATGAAAGGAGTCGCTATTTTATTAGTCTGAattattctgctgctgtgttaAATGGGTGTAATAACACATCAGGGAATATGTTAGAAATGCACCACGAATTCAGTCCTATCAACTTTGAAGATTAAGGTGCTGACCAGTTCCAGCTGAGTCTCACAGCCATTAAAACCACCACCGATGTCCAGAATATTCATGTTGAATCCAATTTCCTCCTAAAACAATCAAAATGTGCACAAGTGTCGTCAGAATACCTACACACAATAAAAAGATCAAGGTGCTGATAACTGAAATGAGGTTATCCCTTACTCCCATATCAAAAACACAGCGGGCATCAGACATGGCGTGAGCATACAGCTGGGGGTCCTCACAGGAGCTGGAAATGTTAAACCTGTGTAAGAGAGGCCACATTAGTCGTGACTACACGCTGATTTTACTGAGTCACATTTGATCACCAGTTGTCCTTGATTGAAACAGTGCTAATTTTCCATGTAGTTTTTTCCAGAACTCACCTGACTCCAACCACCTGCACACCCAGCTCCTTGGCCCTCTCCAGGAGATGCCTGCAGTCCTTAAGGGAGCAGCCAAAGGTCATTACCAGGTCATTGTCCTGACAAAAAGCTTCCGttgaaacctgcagcagcagcctgaacataGAAAAACAGGTTGGCAGGCTTAGAGACAGAATAAATAAGTATTTTGAGTGGAATCACAATAAATACTCCAGCTTTCAAGTCACATGAGCGCCAGTGTGAAGCTCAATGTCAACACATACTTGGCACTGGGGTGGCAGCGGGAAATCTTGCACAGCTCCACTTCATTATCACACACCAGCAGGTCAATGCCATTCTTGGCAGCATATTTCAGCTGGGATAGTTGTTTAGAGACGCCACTGAAAATGATGTCTTCTGAGGGAACACCTCGGCTCTGTACCAGCTCAAGCTCAGTCTgaaacacagagacaaagacaagagAGTATCCCATTAAAATACTTTCACTCCAGGAGGCTTGACTTAACAAAACATCCacgaaacattttttttttttttacacacaggATCAAAACTGTTGCATTGAGACTTGGcgtccactaggtggcgacaCTGCCCGTGTTTCAAAAAGCAGAACTGACAACAGCAAACATGCATGAGAAAATACCTTATTAGTGCAAATGAATCCAGTGCCAAGAGCAGCAAGAATGTCGATAACAGTGGGTCGGCTGTTGCACCTGACAGAATAATACGGTCTGATTTGGGCCATGTGTGTTCGCCAGCGAACGTGTTGCCTCATTACAACGCCAAGATCTGCTATGAAGAACGCATTCTTCCCAGCCTGACACAAGGAAACAAATCTGATTAATGGAAAACAGTGAGCAGTTCCATACACCATCGTACGGTGCTTTAACAGGTTTTATATACATCTTACCAGAGTTTGCTCATAAATGTAATTGTCTATCACATCGCAGAGGGAGGCGTTTCCCTCCAGGAGGCTGACAGAATGCTGTAATTCATTAGTGAGTTCTTTCATCCTGTCCTCTGCTTTCTCCTAATCCGGCAGGCATAAAGAATGTGGCTAATCCAAGAGATCTGATTCACACCTCCTCGAGCCCCTGGGGTCCTAGTCTCAAGCAATAAACTGTACACAAAGTGAGAACAAAAAAATCTCGTTAGACcaatgaaagaaaggaaaaggggcACATTTGTAGAATAAATAGTGTGACTTTTTTAGGAGTCACTGCAACTTAAACCTGCCCGATGAGATCCACAATCAAATCAGTCACGTCCATCCAATCAGTAAGTGCGGCCGCTACATTACAGCACAGCTTTGTGGAATAGACCTACCGGTATTCTTCTGAAACACTGCTGTCCAAACACACAGTCTGGGGCACAGAGTTCATTTACTTTACCATCAATTACCCTCAACAATCAGCTGGAATCCCCGAGTTGTTGACCCACAGAGGTTCTTTTTAAACAAGTTACAATACTGGCGGCGCTGGTGTCACGTCTTTACTCGCCATAACTTTACACAATACACCAGCCAGCGCAGTCTAGACTGAACCAGATGTGACCTGCCTGCGGCTGCGAGCGTACTGAGGTCAGAAAATGCTGAACTGTGACAACACTGCCAGTGAGTGGGGCGTTGATGCAGCATAACCGGGCTAAAAGTAACAGCTGAGATGTTAGAAAAGAGATGCTTAAAATAGATCCAAAATGAAAGATCTAAAAATAAGTAAGGTGTAGCTCCAGAGGAGCATGCGCATACTCTTTCACTGTTGCAACAACAGAAAATTAAAGGAGAAATTGcactcatttgcatttttttcttacATGGATGAGTCCTGAGAGGAGCTCGTCCACTATCAGCTAGGATCCCAAGGTGGCTCGGCGTTGAAGTCGAATGACTCTTTGTATAGAGCTGCCCCTAGATCTTTGGGATAATTATTATACACCTGCAAAAACGAGGGGAGAGGATTAACAACCAAATAAAAAAGTCGAGAATCACAATTACAAAAACACAGGTAACGTTTCCCCAACTATGCAGTAGCTCTTAAGTTTAATATCGCAAACCGTTCATTTTGTTTTGACGTTATTAGCATATTAGCCAAGCAACAAGAGGTGTCGTTATTTATTTCGTCATTCggttgatttttttctcttttttaaaataagtaatTAAAGTAACTAATCTCAACTCTAGTACAGTTTTATCCGTATAAGGCAGCTAAACCTAGACCTTACAAGAAACCGAGGCCACTACATGCTAAGTAGCGTGCTAAAAGCAAGGTTAGCCTTCAATACTTACGTCGGCTGAAACCCCAAAAGTTGGGAGAGAAcgctttttctttttaggcGGAATTTTTAAAGAGTGATGTGGCTATTATAAGAGGAAAGAATAAAGGCCATTGAGAATACTGTTAAATCGCAGGATCGTTTCAGGGTTCGACCATGTGTGCACTAGCTTCTTGAGATAATCTGTGACGTCCGAACGCGTCGCAGACAGACAAACGGGAAATGAGAGCACATCCGgttaaacaacaaaataaaatacatctaTTCGCGTTTTGAAATAGTGGTTGCAACCTAAACTGTGCGTTCCTTTGAGCTTCTTTATATTAAACGCTTTTTAATATATCtttaatttatatttttattttactttttgtcCTTTGATGATCATAGATTGAAAATCAATCATTCTCTCATCCCCTTCCCCACTCATCTTAAAATTGTTGAATCTTGAATTTTTGACAGTGGCAAGGTTTTGAACCTTTATTTTTCACTCTTATGTTAATTGTTTACAGTACTTCACTGTGTAGCCAAAGTACCTTACAAGCTATTTTGAAGTAGATGTACATGTATTAAATCTTATGGTTGATCAAGTGTTCCCATCGGTTGTTGCTTAAAAATGACTAGACTTTCACCAATattaaaaaggcacattatCACAAGCGTTACAACAATCCTATTTTACAGACAGTGCACATTTATGTTGGTCCTTACACaatcatattaaaataaatgtcaaaatctTACACAAGCAGAACAACCTAAGTGGAAGCCATAGAACATTTAGGGCACATTGTAGGCAGAAATTACGAATCAGTCTACACAAATGTTATAGTTGATGGGTAGATCAGTGGGTTTGATGGCTTTTCTGTTGTCATACTATTGTATACTAGAAAAGTAATGTTTGATCTATGcttaaaaaattaaatcaagATAGAGCGTGACCTCTTATGCCTCTGACATCATCGGCAAGCGCAGGACCCTGAGCCGATTCTCTACCAACTCTGCTGGATTTACAACCTAGTAACAGGTGGCTGCTGTTGCATATTTAACAGCAGCCTGGTTACAACAATAATGTTTTTAATAgataaaaagaatgaaatgatGCCGCATATAACATCATAGAGTCAAATTTGGTAAGAAATACCTGTGTTATGTCTTCATAGCATTTGTGGCTGCTCAGCAGGAAGCTCAAAATGTCCAGTTCTCTTTGCAGACTGCCCCGTTGACTCCCAAATCAAGTACAGTAAACCGAAACTATATATCCCTGTTCCTAAGCTGTTTGTTGATGTGAGTCTAACAAGTCATGCAGCTCTCTGAAAATAGACTCCTCAACCATTTTTTTCTCTAGAAAAGGAGATGAATTTGCATGTCTCCCTCCTTAACAGTGAAATAGGAGGGTGCCAAGGAAAACCTGCTGCAGTACAGACGGGCCATTTCTCCAGGCTGACATTGTTGAATAATGACATCATGGCTTCAATAATCATGTTAGAACATAAATTTGCTAATTTGAATGCAGTCATAATATAGAGTTTAAATTTTTTAATGTATACAGTATTTGAAAAGTACACCAGCAGAAACCCAGAATTGTTGTCTTAATGTAAACATTGGGGCCCAAACAAGAAGATGAGAGATAATTTTTATCTCTTCCTGTCACAAGCTGTATTTTAAAAATTACAGGTCTGTGTGAGGATTATTAAATCATATTTTGATGTAAATATGTGTTTGAAACCTTCAATCCAAGATGGGGCCGGGCTGAATGTGTTCACTATAAACGTGATCCTTAAAAGTTTTACAGTAGTGGTTGAGTGTTTGGTGAACTTTAAGTACCCATTaggggaaaataaacataaatgctTGTTGCATTAATAAAACAATTGCTTTTAGTCTATTGTGAAATCAGCAGAGGCAACGACTTTTCCTTGTGCTGCAATACAAAAGCTGTTCcgtgttttgtgtctgttttctcCAACAGTAAATGAGACTATGTATATGTTAGTCTAATCACACATAGAATCTAAAGTGGCTTCCAGTAAAGCACAATGTTTGATTTCCATTGTTTGGATCAGAATAGCCACCGCAGCCACTCGGTATGAGACGGCGAGACATGCGTACCACCCACTGCGAAGGCAAATACGCCAGTGGGTGCATTGTGCAGCAGGAATTCTTATTTGCAAACATTGCAAATAGATTACATCAACACACAGATTTAGAAAGTCCCCACCTGATTAACCCCAAATACCCCAAATCTCCAGTTTAACAGATATAAACCAAACAGCTGCGGGAATGCAAATGTTCCTGAGATATTTGTCATAATTACCCCAAAATATTTGACAAATTTGCTGCTATCTGTATTGAAACCCGCCCGTCATTAATTGTAAAGTGTCTCCATTTTAAAAGGAAGCCACTTGTCAGTACTAACAATAGTGAGCTTTCAAAGTGGTGAAGAGGTACAGCAAGAAATCTCATACCGGTCGAGCAGTAACAATATTGCTTCCTTTCACCCAAgataaatgacaaaagaagTCAAATCAGCAACATCATAAGTCTGTCAGTAGCCACTATGGAGTTTACTGGAGAGACAGATTATGAGGAAATCATGTCTGCTGTGTAATACATCTTTGCTCAAGCAGGCAACTATTCTGGGATAAATGTGAGGGACAATAATAAGCAAATAAAAGCAATATCTTTAGCAAGTGTCTGATGGGTTTGATGCTGCCGCGTAACTAATGATTCCTACACACCTGCAGTTTTCTATCAAAGTATCAAAAATGGCCTCAAGATGGGATTTTATTGTGTGATGGAGCAGCAATTCTAACAATTTAAACCACTTTAAAGACAAATGACAGTGCAAAGCACTGGCGAGCCAGTAAGACACCTGTGCCAGGTAAGTATCAGGTGAGTGGGACATTAAGCATGCAGTTTAATTATGACATATCAATTCATTATTCTGTATTCATTTTCTCTTCAACATGCAGCACACGTGAACACCACTGTCTGCGTTCTGTAGCCCGACTGATTGTattctgtgtgcgtgtcctGATAACTTCCCAGCAGATTGGCCTTTAGCCAGCCATGGGCAAGCTCACCCTGCTATTTGATGTCGAGGGTTGGCTCCAGGCAGACCGAGCATTGTGTCCCAAACAATGAACCCCAGACCCACCAAACTATAAACATGTCCCTATGGGGGCGTTTTCCAAAGCTTCTGTCCAGGAGACACCCAATGTCAGGAAATCTGACCCTGACAATTTTAAATTTAGTTACTCTGAGGCCTCAAATGCTGCTGAATTACCACCCACGTTTGTCTCCTCATTAGGTAAAAATGCTCTTGGATTCCTATTTTCATCAAGGGAGATGGAATTATTTAAAGAAGGttatataaatatacaataaCAAtattttttgtacattttagcAATAAAACTGTCTTGACACGATCTTCTAAAATAGAATGCAATCATGCTAACAAAGATCATTCCAACCTGCGCTTGAGCCTGATTATTAAATTTATTGGAATCACGTCATCACACGTTAACGCTCCCTGCAGTACCACTGTTCACCAGCTGTGGTCGCTGTTTAATAGTAGGCGAACAGCGCGTGAGGCCTTCCGGTTTCCACTGCAGGTCAGCTGACTGATGCTGCTGTCATTACTCTTcatttgccttttttaaaataGCCACTATGAAAATTAATACACCTTAGAGAGAGGATATTGCTACTTTCTTTTTACGGACAGCGTGGTATTTTGGTATTTAGAGGTGAGTGAAGTTGCAGTACCAAACGCTTTGCCTCTTGTGTTAATGTTGATGTGGTTGATACCAAAGCTAAGTAGCTAACAAGGACTGCTGGCTAATCCCCTGAAGCTA comes from the Takifugu rubripes chromosome 7, fTakRub1.2, whole genome shotgun sequence genome and includes:
- the LOC101080192 gene encoding Krueppel-like factor 10, which encodes MEVEARASGNLGAPPSVGLGVGDMEAVEALMSMMTHSSTLSFRARHPRPLTPSSDCSEDDSATIGAVAMQESLLCLTPPYSPHHTDVTQEPSAASLHRPGAARGPTRGASEETSGPQQQFQCISVIRHTSECQSHSCCSNPRSLDSHLSCGTAPERRLAAQSGSGLTSPHTPLTDTLTHMLGATWTLDSESLESPPSRVGDKSRPVLTLPPAVPGGPPESVYCQKVPLSLSFTNIAQNPLTDLGRQHLLPVTSPPAAVRAPLQSPQSQAAPPAQILLLEGQVTTAPMMLLLQKPVVPTLYVQPTLVTPGGTKLPAIAPAPCSAAPVEQRLSPPYPGASRVRSHICPQEDCKKTYFKSSHLKAHMRTHTGEKPFRCKWEDCERQFARSDELSRHHRTHTGEKRFACPMCHSRFMRSDHLAKHARRHLAMRKGALLDTRSHPLC
- the azin1 gene encoding antizyme inhibitor 1 (The RefSeq protein has 2 substitutions compared to this genomic sequence); translation: MKELTNELQHSVSLLEGNASLCDVIDNHIYEQTLAGKNAFFIADLGVVMRQHVRWRTHMAQIRPYYSVRCNSRPTVIDILAALGTGFICTNKTELELVQSRGVPSEDIIFSGVSKQLSQLKYAAKNGIDLLVCDNEVELCKISRCHPSAKLLLQVSTEAFCQDNDLVMTFGCSLKDCRHLLERAKELGVQVVGVRFNISSSCEDPQLYAHAMSDARCVFDMGEEIGFNMNILDIGGGFNGCETQLELVNNTVMSMVDLYFPPSSGVCIIAEPGSFFVSSAFTLAVNVISKEVVARDSHDQAHDEPSPNDEPAFQYFMKEGVYGSFASKLCETQIVAPSVHKSSCLDAALFSSSLWGPSGDDMDQVVEHCLLPELNIGDWLIFSQAGAYSLGQPLCSTDDSPPPHVCYVMSSADWFEMQDIGITYEGTLKNMALVPYFLDSCQTEAALSVPA